A single window of Acidobacteriota bacterium DNA harbors:
- a CDS encoding ATP synthase subunit I, translating into MDETKGIFKLEEKKIINHILLLTIVISFFLSIIFIIFNSLISGIYILFGGWFALLLFIWLKYIAFGIVEKKGVWRIVFMYIARIALIGLVFYAIIYFSKFNFVYFFIGFSAFIASIMIEAIGQFFRLKWKD; encoded by the coding sequence ATGGATGAAACTAAAGGGATTTTTAAACTGGAAGAGAAAAAAATAATAAATCATATATTGTTATTAACAATTGTCATCAGTTTCTTCCTTTCAATTATATTCATAATTTTCAATTCTTTAATTTCTGGGATTTATATATTGTTTGGAGGTTGGTTTGCACTTTTATTGTTTATCTGGCTTAAATACATTGCTTTTGGCATCGTTGAGAAAAAAGGGGTTTGGAGGATTGTGTTTATGTACATAGCTCGAATAGCATTGATTGGGCTCGTTTTTTACGCTATAATTTATTTTTCAAAATTTAATTTTGTTTACTTTTTTATAGGCTTTTCCGCTTTTATAGCTTCTATAATGATAGAGGCTATTGGGCAATTTTTCAGGCTGAAATGGAAGGATTAG
- the atpB gene encoding F0F1 ATP synthase subunit A: MEGLEHKPFLSALLNSVFGRPIAYLLSLFGVKISNPDNLIPDHIAMAIFVMLFLILLFGLGSRRLKIFPSPFQQILELIYEFFEGIILEFIGPAGRKYIPMLGSLGLFIFISNLLGLVPGFMSPTSNLNVTVGCATFVFLYYHYQGIKAHGLFGYIKHFMGPIWWLSWLFFPVEIISHISRPLTLSIRLFGNILGEELLILVLASLFPFVAPLPIMAFAIITSFVQALVFIFLSIVYIGGAIAVEENEH, translated from the coding sequence ATGGAAGGATTAGAGCATAAACCTTTTTTGTCTGCATTGCTTAATTCAGTCTTTGGAAGACCTATCGCTTATCTTCTTTCCCTCTTTGGAGTAAAAATAAGTAATCCTGATAATTTAATTCCAGATCATATAGCTATGGCAATTTTTGTTATGCTGTTTTTGATATTGTTATTTGGCCTTGGATCACGAAGATTGAAAATATTTCCCTCCCCATTTCAACAGATTCTTGAATTAATATATGAATTTTTTGAAGGAATCATTCTTGAATTTATTGGACCTGCTGGAAGAAAGTATATTCCAATGTTAGGTTCCTTGGGGTTGTTTATTTTTATTTCAAATTTACTGGGGCTTGTTCCAGGTTTTATGTCACCAACGAGTAATTTAAACGTAACTGTCGGATGTGCTACATTCGTATTTCTTTATTATCATTATCAGGGAATTAAAGCCCATGGATTGTTCGGATACATAAAACATTTCATGGGTCCCATCTGGTGGCTTTCATGGCTTTTCTTTCCTGTAGAAATAATAAGCCATATATCAAGACCGCTTACCCTCTCTATTCGACTTTTTGGTAATATTCTGGGGGAGGAGCTACTAATTTTAGTTTTGGCATCCCTTTTTCCTTTTGTAGCTCCTCTTCCTATTATGGCATTTGCAATTATAACATCTTTCGTTCAGGCTTTAGTTTTTATATTTTTATCAATAGTATATATAGGTGGAGCCATTGCCGTAGAGGAAAATGAACATTAA
- a CDS encoding ATP synthase F0 subunit C → MSNREKIVITLVAVILFFNSFVFAEEVEGKKPSGSNALIIAVIVSIAGLALSAMVGGIAQSNAIRSAFDGISRNPGAAGPIRVLLLLGLVFIESLVIYVLFINIIIYFVRWKDLISY, encoded by the coding sequence ATGAGTAACAGAGAAAAAATTGTGATTACATTAGTAGCAGTAATTCTGTTTTTTAACAGTTTTGTGTTTGCAGAAGAAGTTGAAGGCAAAAAGCCATCGGGTTCAAACGCTTTGATAATTGCAGTAATTGTCAGCATAGCAGGTTTAGCTCTTTCAGCCATGGTAGGAGGAATAGCTCAGAGCAATGCGATTAGGTCAGCTTTTGATGGAATTTCAAGGAATCCAGGAGCAGCCGGTCCGATAAGAGTATTATTATTACTGGGACTTGTTTTTATTGAATCCCTTGTAATCTATGTTTTATTCATTAATATAATCATCTATTTTGTTAGATGGAAGGATTTGATATCCTATTAA
- a CDS encoding YihY/virulence factor BrkB family protein, which produces MKGFRSILKILKKIGESLKKFSQDRCDDQAAIISFYMLLAAIPTAGVFGLFLSKVFGTDFLLFRSLHVISEDYFTQLDPSFFVKVRYLSRSIEKLGWVGLALTIPLGIVVFSKITQSIYRIFEITIKRSFLRNTLFQISMLFITGTLIFLSLVISISTSTLHGYFFENELISEYLNPYFISIVDNILVGYMVPVLLSYSFFFFLYKFLPPMKIKTNVAVATALVSTFLWEIAKRIFSWYLGNIALYGKLHGTLSSVVGFILLVNLSIYILLFGAELTFVFNSGKDESK; this is translated from the coding sequence TTGAAAGGCTTTAGATCTATATTAAAAATCCTTAAAAAAATCGGAGAGAGTTTAAAAAAATTTTCTCAGGACAGATGCGATGACCAGGCTGCGATAATTTCATTTTACATGCTCCTTGCAGCAATTCCCACTGCTGGAGTGTTTGGACTTTTTCTTTCAAAAGTATTTGGAACAGATTTTTTACTTTTCAGATCCTTACACGTGATTTCAGAGGATTATTTTACCCAGCTTGACCCATCCTTTTTTGTCAAGGTTCGTTATCTTTCAAGGAGCATTGAGAAGCTTGGATGGGTTGGACTCGCATTAACTATTCCCCTGGGAATTGTTGTATTTTCAAAAATCACCCAGTCTATATATAGAATCTTTGAAATAACCATAAAGAGGTCTTTTTTGAGGAATACTTTGTTTCAAATTTCAATGCTTTTCATCACAGGAACGCTTATATTCTTATCATTGGTGATTTCAATTTCAACCTCAACTTTACATGGATATTTTTTCGAGAACGAATTGATTTCTGAATATCTCAATCCCTACTTTATTTCAATAGTAGATAACATACTTGTAGGATACATGGTTCCTGTTTTGCTTTCTTATTCTTTTTTCTTTTTTCTATACAAATTTTTGCCTCCAATGAAAATAAAGACCAATGTTGCTGTTGCAACAGCTCTTGTCTCAACTTTTCTGTGGGAGATTGCAAAAAGAATATTTTCCTGGTATCTGGGAAATATTGCTCTATATGGAAAGCTCCATGGAACCTTATCTTCAGTGGTTGGGTTTATTCTTCTGGTAAATTTATCCATTTATATTTTACTGTTTGGAGCTGAATTAACTTTTGTATTCAATTCAGGGAAAGATGAAAGTAAATAG
- the lpxD gene encoding UDP-3-O-(3-hydroxymyristoyl)glucosamine N-acyltransferase gives MKVNRIKLKDLAEIVGCPYEGDGDVEITGISSIDQAEAGDIVFYAGGKFKKYLETTKASAIIISDMEGYRKKPVIKSKNPQLTFIKIIEHYYKETIPVHGIHKLSFISKTAKLGKNVSVGQFSVIMENVEIGENSVIFPLCTVYPDVKIGKNCIIHSNVSIRERTEIGNNVIAHNGVVIGSDGFGYLKLEDKTYKKIPQVGKVIIEDDVEIGANTAIDRAAIGETVIKKGTKIDNLVQIGHNVKIGANTILSGQTGIAGSTVIGNNVVTGGQVGIGDHLEIGDNSIIAAKSGVASNLKPDSFVAGYPDMDIKKWRKSYVSLYFLPDLIREFRELKERLEQLEKNKK, from the coding sequence ATGAAAGTAAATAGAATAAAATTAAAAGATTTGGCAGAAATTGTAGGATGCCCTTATGAAGGGGATGGAGATGTAGAAATTACTGGGATATCGAGTATTGACCAGGCTGAAGCGGGGGATATAGTTTTTTATGCTGGAGGAAAATTTAAAAAATACCTTGAAACAACAAAAGCCTCAGCAATCATAATTTCAGATATGGAAGGGTACAGAAAAAAACCTGTTATTAAATCGAAAAATCCCCAGCTAACTTTTATAAAGATTATCGAACACTATTATAAAGAAACAATTCCAGTTCATGGAATCCATAAACTTTCTTTTATCTCAAAAACTGCTAAACTTGGAAAGAATGTCTCTGTGGGACAGTTTTCAGTGATTATGGAAAATGTTGAAATAGGAGAGAATTCAGTAATTTTCCCCCTTTGCACAGTATATCCTGATGTAAAGATTGGGAAAAATTGTATTATTCATTCTAATGTTTCCATAAGGGAAAGAACTGAAATTGGAAACAATGTTATTGCGCATAATGGAGTTGTTATCGGATCAGATGGCTTTGGTTATTTAAAGCTCGAAGACAAGACATATAAGAAAATTCCTCAGGTCGGAAAAGTAATAATTGAAGATGATGTGGAAATAGGAGCGAATACAGCAATCGATAGAGCTGCAATAGGTGAAACAGTTATAAAAAAAGGAACGAAGATAGACAATCTTGTTCAGATTGGGCATAACGTAAAAATCGGTGCAAACACTATTCTTTCAGGTCAGACAGGCATCGCTGGAAGCACAGTGATAGGGAATAATGTGGTAACTGGGGGTCAGGTAGGTATTGGTGATCATTTGGAAATAGGTGATAACTCAATCATCGCTGCTAAATCTGGAGTGGCTTCTAACCTAAAACCCGACTCTTTTGTGGCTGGATATCCTGATATGGACATAAAAAAGTGGAGAAAATCTTATGTATCTCTTTATTTTCTTCCTGATTTAATCCGAGAATTCAGAGAGCTAAAAGAAAGATTAGAACAACTGGAGAAGAATAAAAAATAA
- the amrS gene encoding AmmeMemoRadiSam system radical SAM enzyme, producing MKEAMFWEEMGNGKVRCELCRHRCVIYEGKIAVCGVRINKGGKLFSLVYGNPIAMHVDPIEKKPLFHFYPGTTSFSIATVGCNMKCSNCQNWDISQYKFDKQKNKVKNSWVTPEEIVKMTMEKKCKTISYTYTEPTIFFEWAYDISKLASEKKIYNIFVTNGYMSEIALKTISPYLHGANVDLKSFRENFYHKIPGAKLKGVLESIKLMKKYGIWVEITTLLIPTLNDSKEEIRDIARFIKEEIGPETPWHISRFYPNYKLLNLPPTELRSIRKARDIGVTEGLKFVYGGNVPGDEAENTYCPNCKTLLIERYGYTILKNRVSKGKCPECQEKIEGVGL from the coding sequence ATGAAAGAAGCGATGTTCTGGGAAGAGATGGGGAATGGGAAGGTTCGGTGTGAATTATGTCGTCATAGATGTGTTATTTATGAAGGGAAAATTGCAGTTTGCGGAGTAAGAATAAACAAGGGTGGGAAGCTATTTTCTTTAGTGTATGGAAATCCAATCGCAATGCATGTCGACCCTATTGAAAAGAAACCCCTCTTTCATTTTTACCCGGGAACAACTTCTTTCTCAATCGCTACAGTGGGATGTAATATGAAATGTTCAAACTGCCAGAACTGGGATATATCTCAGTATAAATTTGATAAACAAAAAAACAAGGTTAAAAATTCTTGGGTTACCCCTGAAGAAATTGTAAAAATGACAATGGAAAAGAAATGTAAAACGATTTCTTATACCTATACTGAACCAACTATTTTTTTCGAATGGGCTTATGATATATCAAAACTTGCCTCAGAAAAGAAAATATACAACATATTTGTAACCAATGGATACATGTCTGAAATAGCTCTGAAAACAATTTCTCCATATTTACACGGAGCAAATGTTGATCTCAAGTCTTTCAGAGAGAATTTCTATCACAAAATACCAGGAGCAAAGCTCAAAGGAGTTCTTGAATCCATTAAGTTGATGAAAAAATATGGAATATGGGTAGAAATCACGACCCTTCTGATTCCCACATTAAACGATTCAAAAGAGGAGATTAGAGATATTGCAAGATTTATAAAGGAAGAAATTGGACCGGAAACCCCCTGGCATATAAGCAGGTTTTATCCAAACTATAAACTTCTTAATCTTCCCCCCACAGAATTAAGATCGATAAGAAAGGCAAGAGATATTGGGGTTACTGAAGGTCTGAAATTCGTATACGGAGGAAATGTCCCAGGCGACGAAGCTGAAAATACTTACTGCCCCAATTGCAAAACATTATTGATAGAAAGATATGGATATACCATATTGAAAAACAGAGTATCAAAAGGCAAATGTCCTGAATGTCAGGAAAAAATTGAAGGAGTAGGATTGTAG
- a CDS encoding aldehyde dehydrogenase family protein yields the protein MMKESLQNELKSFNPATGEFLGSVSISSDEDVDRAFKSAEIAFESWRKYFIEERIGLMKKVGRIIFDERDEIAELITAETGKPLMESYSSDLIETLDAISYYCKNARKILKNEKIRLYQPFLWGKKAWIKYEPLGPVAVISPWNFPLSIPMATLVPVIIAGNTVLFKPSEYTPLIGKKIKEIFDRAGFPEGVLNILYGDGKVGQRIIRKPVKKVFFTGSSGAGEIIMKECAGSLKPVVFELGGKDPMIVLKDADLDIAVDGAIFGSLFNCGQTCCSVERIFVEEEITEEFFRKLEGKVKRLRVGNGMNEGKVDIGPIQNQAQFNKVKEHLEDAIEKGARVLAQTETKNEKELFFSPILISDINSSMRCWNEETFGPLIKLIPVKDWREGVKLANLTDYGLGASIWTKNISLAKEIAKELQAGVVWINNVLYSFNAMQCPWGGVKESGIGRVHGRFGLLEATNPKLICMERERKKGELWWYPYTKEKLEILKNGITFIFGKNIMEKIKLIPSIVKWFLFYR from the coding sequence ATGATGAAAGAATCTTTGCAAAATGAATTGAAATCCTTTAATCCTGCTACTGGAGAATTTCTTGGTTCAGTTTCAATCTCTTCTGATGAGGATGTGGATAGGGCTTTTAAGTCCGCAGAGATAGCCTTTGAATCCTGGAGGAAATATTTCATAGAAGAGAGAATAGGATTGATGAAAAAAGTAGGAAGAATAATATTTGATGAAAGGGATGAGATTGCAGAGCTTATAACAGCTGAAACTGGGAAACCTCTAATGGAGTCCTATTCCAGTGACTTGATTGAAACCTTAGATGCCATATCCTATTATTGCAAAAATGCCAGAAAGATTCTTAAAAATGAAAAGATACGGCTTTATCAACCATTTCTATGGGGTAAGAAGGCCTGGATAAAATATGAACCACTGGGACCTGTGGCTGTGATATCACCTTGGAATTTCCCTTTATCAATTCCAATGGCAACTCTCGTCCCTGTTATCATCGCAGGAAATACTGTTCTTTTTAAACCATCAGAGTATACCCCATTAATAGGAAAGAAGATAAAGGAGATCTTTGATAGAGCAGGCTTTCCCGAAGGAGTATTGAATATTCTTTATGGAGATGGAAAGGTTGGGCAAAGGATAATAAGAAAACCTGTAAAAAAGGTATTTTTCACAGGAAGCTCTGGGGCAGGAGAGATTATCATGAAGGAATGCGCTGGATCCTTGAAGCCTGTGGTCTTTGAGCTGGGAGGGAAGGATCCAATGATTGTGTTAAAGGATGCAGATCTTGATATTGCAGTAGATGGTGCTATATTTGGAAGTCTTTTCAATTGTGGTCAGACATGCTGCTCTGTTGAGAGAATATTTGTAGAAGAAGAGATTACAGAGGAGTTTTTCAGGAAGTTGGAGGGGAAAGTAAAGAGATTAAGAGTGGGTAATGGAATGAATGAAGGGAAAGTGGATATTGGTCCCATTCAGAATCAAGCTCAGTTTAATAAAGTGAAGGAGCATTTAGAGGATGCCATCGAAAAAGGGGCCAGAGTTTTGGCTCAAACGGAAACAAAAAATGAGAAAGAGCTTTTCTTTTCTCCCATACTGATTTCAGACATAAATTCTTCCATGAGATGCTGGAATGAGGAGACCTTTGGTCCCCTTATAAAGCTTATTCCTGTAAAGGATTGGAGAGAAGGGGTGAAATTGGCCAATTTAACCGATTATGGACTTGGAGCCAGCATATGGACAAAAAATATCTCCTTGGCAAAGGAGATTGCTAAAGAGCTTCAGGCTGGGGTTGTGTGGATAAATAATGTTCTCTATTCCTTCAATGCCATGCAGTGCCCATGGGGAGGGGTTAAAGAGAGTGGTATCGGAAGGGTTCATGGCAGATTTGGACTTCTGGAAGCTACAAATCCCAAGCTAATATGTATGGAGAGGGAAAGAAAAAAAGGAGAGTTGTGGTGGTATCCATATACAAAGGAGAAATTGGAAATATTGAAGAATGGAATTACCTTTATCTTTGGAAAAAATATTATGGAAAAGATCAAACTGATTCCATCCATTGTTAAATGGTTTCTTTTTTATAGATAA